The following proteins are co-located in the Mesorhizobium australicum WSM2073 genome:
- a CDS encoding ABC transporter ATP-binding protein, with protein MGSLKIENVKKAFGPVEVLKGIDLEVTDGEFVVFVGPSGCGKSTLLRVIAGLEDSTSGRVLIDGEDVSVTPPAKRGIAMVFQTYALYPHLTVKNNMGLGLKQANTPAAEIDRRIGIASSMLSLEPYLERRPAELSGGQRQRVAIGRAVVREPKLFLFDEPLSNLDAALRVNTRLEIAQLHRRLKATMIYVTHDQVEAMTLADKIVVLNAGKIEQIGGPMELYNSPANEFVAGFIGSPKMNFVDGARLGETARTIGVRPEHLTVDPKSGAWKGTVVHAEHLGADTNLYLDCEKAGLITVRIFGVYDAEPGATLYATPDAAKTYRFGADGKTIK; from the coding sequence GTGGGCTCGCTGAAAATCGAGAACGTGAAAAAGGCCTTTGGGCCGGTCGAGGTGCTGAAGGGCATCGACCTCGAAGTGACGGATGGCGAGTTCGTCGTCTTTGTCGGCCCTTCGGGTTGCGGCAAGTCGACATTGCTCCGGGTCATCGCCGGTCTGGAGGATTCGACCTCGGGCCGGGTGCTGATCGATGGCGAGGATGTCTCGGTCACCCCGCCGGCGAAACGCGGCATTGCCATGGTGTTCCAGACCTATGCGCTCTATCCGCATCTGACGGTGAAGAACAATATGGGCCTCGGCCTCAAGCAGGCGAACACGCCGGCGGCGGAAATCGACCGCCGCATCGGCATCGCCTCGTCCATGCTGTCGCTGGAGCCCTATCTCGAAAGACGACCTGCGGAACTTTCCGGTGGCCAGCGCCAGCGCGTCGCCATCGGCCGCGCCGTGGTGCGCGAGCCGAAACTGTTCCTGTTCGACGAGCCGCTGTCGAACCTCGACGCGGCGCTGCGCGTCAACACGCGGCTGGAGATCGCGCAGCTGCATCGCCGGCTGAAGGCGACGATGATCTACGTCACCCACGACCAGGTCGAGGCGATGACGCTGGCCGACAAGATCGTGGTGCTCAATGCCGGAAAAATCGAGCAGATCGGCGGCCCGATGGAACTCTATAATTCGCCGGCAAACGAGTTCGTCGCCGGCTTCATCGGCTCGCCGAAGATGAATTTCGTCGACGGCGCCCGGCTCGGCGAGACAGCCAGGACCATCGGCGTGCGGCCGGAGCACCTGACGGTCGATCCGAAATCCGGCGCCTGGAAGGGCACGGTCGTGCATGCCGAACATCTCGGCGCCGACACCAATCTCTATCTGGATTGCGAGAAGGCCGGCCTGATCACCGTGCGGATTTTCGGGGTTTACGACGCGGAGCCGGGCGCCACGCTCTATGCGACGCCCGATGCGGCGAAGACCTATAGGTTTGGCGCTGATGGGAAGACGATAAAGTAA
- a CDS encoding Gfo/Idh/MocA family protein has product MSSQKPLRVVVAGLGNMGRSHALAYHTNPGFQIAALVNRSDVPLPGGLSGYGIRRSFDDALRDEKPDVACVATYSDSHADYAVKAFEAGCHVFVEKPLATTVADARRVVAAAKANGRKLVIGYILRHHPSWIRLIAEARKLGGPYVFRMNLNQQSSGHTWETHKQLMQTTSPIVDCGVHYLDVMLQITDARPVEVRGMGVRLTEEVAPSMYNYGHLQVLFDDGSVGWYEAGWGPMISETAFFVKDVISPKGCVSIVMKEGVKSDDIDTHTKTSTIRLHSAATGTDGKFLKADEMLSMEGEPGHQDLCDLEQAFVLKAIREDIDLTRHMDDAVRSLAVCLAADESVRGGKAVRL; this is encoded by the coding sequence GTGAGTTCGCAAAAACCCCTTCGCGTCGTCGTCGCCGGCCTAGGCAATATGGGCCGCAGCCATGCGCTGGCCTATCACACCAATCCAGGTTTTCAGATCGCCGCGCTGGTCAACCGCTCCGACGTGCCTTTGCCTGGGGGGCTGTCCGGCTATGGCATCAGGCGTTCGTTCGATGACGCCCTGCGCGACGAAAAGCCCGACGTCGCCTGCGTCGCCACCTATTCCGACAGCCATGCCGACTATGCGGTGAAAGCGTTCGAGGCCGGCTGCCATGTCTTCGTCGAAAAGCCGCTGGCAACGACGGTGGCCGATGCCAGGCGCGTCGTCGCGGCAGCCAAGGCCAACGGCCGAAAGCTGGTGATCGGCTATATCCTGCGCCACCACCCGTCCTGGATCCGGTTGATCGCCGAAGCGCGCAAGCTCGGCGGTCCCTACGTGTTCCGCATGAACCTCAACCAGCAATCCTCGGGCCATACCTGGGAGACGCACAAGCAGCTGATGCAGACGACATCGCCGATCGTCGATTGCGGCGTGCATTATCTCGACGTCATGCTGCAGATCACCGATGCCAGGCCGGTCGAGGTGCGCGGGATGGGCGTGCGACTGACCGAGGAGGTCGCACCGTCCATGTACAATTACGGCCATCTGCAGGTGCTGTTCGATGACGGTTCGGTCGGCTGGTACGAGGCCGGCTGGGGTCCGATGATTTCGGAGACCGCCTTCTTCGTGAAGGACGTGATTTCGCCCAAGGGCTGTGTGTCGATCGTTATGAAGGAGGGCGTTAAGTCCGACGACATCGACACCCACACCAAGACCTCGACCATCCGCCTGCACAGCGCCGCGACCGGCACGGACGGCAAGTTCCTAAAGGCGGACGAGATGCTGTCGATGGAAGGCGAACCCGGCCATCAGGATCTCTGCGATCTCGAACAGGCTTTTGTCCTCAAGGCGATCCGCGAGGATATCGATCTCACCAGACATATGGACGACGCGGTGCGGTCGCTTGCCGTCTGCCTTGCCGCCGACGAGAGCGTGCGCGGCGGGAAGGCGGTGCGACTGTGA
- a CDS encoding ABC transporter substrate-binding protein has translation MTTKLLTALLLGTSILGSAGLAHAEDVTLNIESWRGDDLAIWKDKLIPAFEAKNPGIKVVFAPSAPTEYDAALGAKLAAGSAGDLITCRPFDKSLELFKKGNLADLSALPGMENFSPVAKSAWQTDDGKASFCVPMASVIHGFIYNKDAFDKLGIKVPQTRDEFFAALDKIKADGTYIPMAMGTKDLWEAATMGYQNIGPNYWKGEDGRKALIKGDQKLTDKDWVAPYEELAKWKPYLGDGFEAQTYPDSQNLFTLGRAAIYPAGSWEIGLFNTQAQFKMGAFPPPVEKAGDTCYISDHTDIGMGLNAASKHADAAKTFLSWVASPDFATIYANALPGFFSLNSSPVKMEDPLAQEFVSWRGKCKSTIRSTYQILSRGTPNLENETWVESANVINGTDTPEAAAKKLQTGLDSWYKPAK, from the coding sequence ATGACAACGAAACTACTGACGGCACTGCTTCTGGGCACCAGCATTCTCGGCTCGGCCGGATTGGCTCACGCCGAGGACGTAACGCTCAACATCGAAAGCTGGCGCGGCGACGACCTTGCCATCTGGAAGGATAAGCTGATCCCGGCCTTCGAAGCCAAGAACCCCGGCATCAAGGTGGTGTTCGCCCCATCGGCCCCGACCGAATATGACGCCGCCCTCGGCGCCAAGCTCGCCGCCGGTTCGGCGGGCGACCTGATCACCTGCCGCCCGTTCGACAAGTCGCTCGAACTGTTCAAGAAGGGCAACCTTGCCGACCTCTCGGCGCTGCCCGGCATGGAAAACTTCTCGCCGGTCGCCAAGTCCGCCTGGCAGACCGATGACGGCAAGGCGAGCTTCTGCGTGCCGATGGCATCCGTCATCCACGGCTTCATCTACAACAAGGACGCCTTCGACAAGCTCGGCATCAAGGTGCCTCAGACCCGTGACGAGTTCTTCGCCGCGCTCGACAAGATCAAGGCCGACGGCACCTATATCCCGATGGCGATGGGCACCAAGGACCTCTGGGAAGCCGCGACCATGGGCTACCAGAACATCGGCCCCAACTACTGGAAGGGCGAGGACGGCCGCAAGGCGCTGATCAAGGGCGATCAGAAGCTGACCGACAAGGACTGGGTCGCGCCATATGAGGAACTGGCCAAGTGGAAGCCTTACCTGGGCGACGGCTTCGAGGCCCAGACGTATCCGGACAGCCAGAACCTGTTCACGCTCGGCCGCGCCGCCATCTACCCGGCCGGCTCGTGGGAAATCGGCCTGTTCAACACCCAGGCCCAGTTCAAGATGGGCGCCTTCCCGCCGCCGGTCGAAAAGGCCGGCGACACCTGCTACATCTCCGACCATACCGATATCGGCATGGGCCTGAACGCAGCCTCCAAGCACGCTGACGCGGCCAAGACCTTCCTGTCCTGGGTGGCCTCGCCTGATTTCGCCACCATCTACGCCAACGCGCTGCCGGGCTTCTTCAGCCTGAACTCCTCGCCGGTGAAGATGGAAGACCCGCTGGCGCAGGAATTCGTCTCCTGGCGCGGCAAGTGCAAGTCGACGATCCGCTCGACCTATCAGATCCTGTCGCGCGGCACGCCGAACCTCGAAAACGAGACCTGGGTTGAATCGGCCAACGTCATCAACGGCACCGATACGCCCGAAGCCGCGGCCAAGAAGCTGCAGACCGGTCTCGACAGCTGGTATAAGCCGGCCAAGTAA
- a CDS encoding carbohydrate ABC transporter permease: MSIATRSMPRTIGAHAILLTYTAIALFPVILVIMNSFKSRAGIFGAPLTPPTPKTFDLIGYTTVIGQGDFIHYFQNSLVVTVGSLFFVLLFGAMAAFALSEYRFRGNTMMGLYLALGIMIPIRLATVAILQLMVASGLVNTLTALILVYTAQGLPLAVFILSEFMKQVSDDLKNAGRIDGLSEYTIFFRLVVPLVRPSMATVAVFTMIPIWNDLWFPLILAPSEETKTVTLGAQLFLGQFVTNWNAILAALSLAILPVLVLYVIFSRQLIRGITSGAVK; the protein is encoded by the coding sequence ATGAGCATCGCCACCCGTTCAATGCCCCGCACCATCGGCGCCCACGCGATCCTGCTGACCTACACGGCGATCGCGCTGTTTCCGGTGATCCTGGTCATCATGAATTCGTTCAAGTCCCGCGCTGGTATCTTCGGCGCGCCGCTGACGCCGCCGACGCCAAAGACTTTCGACCTGATCGGCTACACCACGGTGATCGGCCAGGGCGACTTCATCCACTATTTCCAGAACAGTCTCGTCGTCACCGTCGGCTCGCTGTTCTTCGTGCTTCTGTTCGGCGCCATGGCTGCGTTCGCGCTGTCGGAATATCGCTTTCGCGGCAACACGATGATGGGGCTTTATTTGGCGCTCGGGATCATGATCCCGATCCGCCTCGCCACCGTCGCCATCCTGCAATTGATGGTGGCGAGCGGGCTGGTCAACACGCTGACGGCGCTGATCCTGGTCTACACCGCGCAAGGCCTGCCGCTGGCGGTCTTCATCCTGTCCGAATTCATGAAGCAGGTGTCCGACGATTTGAAGAATGCCGGCCGCATCGATGGGCTGTCGGAATACACCATCTTCTTCCGTCTGGTCGTGCCGCTGGTGCGGCCGTCGATGGCAACCGTCGCCGTCTTCACCATGATCCCGATCTGGAACGATCTGTGGTTCCCGCTGATCCTGGCGCCGTCGGAAGAGACCAAGACGGTGACGCTCGGCGCCCAGCTTTTCCTCGGCCAGTTCGTCACCAACTGGAACGCCATCCTGGCGGCACTGTCGCTGGCGATCCTGCCGGTGCTGGTCCTCTATGTCATCTTCTCGCGGCAGCTGATCCGCGGCATCACGTCGGGAGCCGTCAAGTGA
- a CDS encoding carbohydrate ABC transporter permease, which translates to MAAQTRPKRPFRWHIAVFLAPAVLVYTAIMILPLAGTLQLSLFRNVDQSQIFVGLDNFRTLFGDPNWSVNFWNALRNNVWFFIIHMLVQNPVGVLLAAILSSPRLRFAAFYRTAIFVPTILSFVIVGFAWKLILSPLWGVAPHLLDFVGLKSLFTPWLGKEQYALTALSLISVWQFIGIPMMLIYAALLSIPEEVIEAAECDGITGLSQFWKIKLPLILPSIGIISILTFVGNFNAFDLIYTAQGALAGPNYSTDILGTFLYRAFFGFQLQVGDPNMGATIATIMFLIILGGVCVYLFLIQTRLRRYQF; encoded by the coding sequence ATGGCCGCACAAACACGACCCAAAAGACCATTCCGCTGGCATATCGCCGTCTTCCTGGCGCCGGCGGTGCTCGTCTACACGGCGATCATGATCCTGCCGCTCGCCGGCACGCTGCAGCTCTCGCTGTTCCGCAATGTCGACCAGTCCCAGATCTTCGTCGGCCTGGACAATTTCCGCACCCTGTTCGGCGATCCCAACTGGTCGGTCAATTTCTGGAATGCGTTGCGCAACAATGTCTGGTTCTTCATCATCCACATGCTGGTGCAGAACCCGGTCGGCGTGCTGTTGGCGGCAATTCTCTCCAGCCCCAGGCTGCGGTTCGCCGCCTTCTACCGCACCGCGATCTTCGTGCCGACCATCCTGTCCTTCGTCATCGTCGGCTTTGCCTGGAAGCTGATCCTGTCGCCGCTATGGGGCGTGGCGCCGCATCTGCTCGACTTCGTCGGCCTGAAAAGCCTGTTCACGCCCTGGCTCGGCAAGGAGCAGTACGCGCTGACCGCGCTCAGCCTGATCTCGGTGTGGCAATTCATCGGCATTCCGATGATGCTGATCTATGCCGCGCTGCTGTCGATCCCCGAAGAGGTGATCGAGGCGGCCGAATGCGATGGCATCACCGGCCTGTCGCAGTTCTGGAAGATCAAGCTGCCGCTGATCCTGCCGTCGATCGGCATCATCTCGATCCTCACCTTCGTCGGCAATTTCAACGCCTTCGACCTGATCTACACCGCGCAAGGCGCGCTCGCCGGGCCGAACTATTCGACCGATATTCTCGGCACCTTCCTCTACCGCGCCTTCTTCGGCTTCCAGCTGCAGGTCGGCGACCCCAACATGGGCGCGACCATCGCCACGATCATGTTCCTGATCATTCTGGGCGGTGTCTGCGTCTACCTCTTCCTCATCCAGACGCGCCTGCGTCGCTACCAGTTCTGA
- a CDS encoding fumarylacetoacetate hydrolase family protein: MKLLRYGEVGSERPGLLDADGTIRDLSAHVADIAGTTLHPASLDMLSKLDAKSLPAVSGKPRLGACVAGTGKFICIGLNYSDHAAETGATVPPEPIIFMKASSAIVGPDDDVLIPRGSEKTDWEVELGVVIGKTAKYVSEADALDHVAGYCVSHDVSERAFQAERQGQWTKGKSCDTFGPTGPWLVTKDEVSDPQNLKMWLTVNGKTMQNGSTKTMVYGVAYLVSYLSQFMSLHPGDIISTGTPPGVGLGMKPPVFLKAGDVVELGIEGLGQQKQTFRADV, from the coding sequence ATGAAACTGCTGCGCTATGGCGAGGTGGGAAGCGAACGGCCCGGCCTGCTCGATGCGGATGGAACGATCCGCGATCTCTCCGCCCATGTTGCCGATATTGCCGGCACGACACTTCATCCGGCCTCGCTGGACATGCTTTCGAAGCTCGATGCGAAGTCGCTGCCGGCGGTTTCCGGCAAGCCGCGCCTCGGCGCCTGCGTCGCCGGCACCGGCAAGTTCATTTGCATCGGCCTCAACTATTCCGACCATGCCGCCGAGACCGGGGCCACCGTGCCGCCGGAGCCGATCATCTTCATGAAGGCAAGCTCGGCCATCGTCGGCCCGGACGACGACGTGCTGATCCCGCGCGGCTCCGAGAAGACCGACTGGGAAGTCGAGCTCGGCGTGGTTATCGGCAAAACCGCGAAATATGTCAGCGAAGCCGACGCGCTCGACCATGTCGCCGGCTATTGCGTCTCCCATGACGTGTCCGAGCGCGCCTTCCAGGCCGAGCGCCAGGGCCAGTGGACCAAGGGCAAGAGCTGCGACACGTTCGGCCCGACCGGACCGTGGCTGGTGACCAAGGACGAAGTTTCAGACCCGCAGAACCTGAAGATGTGGCTGACGGTCAACGGCAAGACGATGCAGAACGGCTCGACCAAGACCATGGTCTATGGCGTTGCCTATCTCGTTTCCTACCTCAGCCAGTTCATGTCGCTGCACCCCGGCGACATTATTTCGACCGGCACCCCGCCCGGCGTCGGCCTCGGCATGAAGCCGCCGGTGTTCTTGAAGGCCGGCGATGTCGTGGAGCTGGGGATCGAAGGGCTCGGCCAGCAGAAGCAGACGTTCAGGGCGGACGTGTAG